Proteins encoded by one window of Thermobaculum terrenum ATCC BAA-798:
- a CDS encoding pyridoxal-phosphate-dependent aminotransferase family protein has product MRQNLRIPGPTPLPAQVQAAMHRDMIDHRGPEFANILNQCTESLKYFYCTKGDVLIFPASGTGGLEAAIVNTLSPRDPVLAVSIGVFGDRFAKIAETFGLDVRRVSIPKGRAVDPEQLRQALDENPDVKAVLITHNETSTGVTNPLKDLATIVKERNLLLLVDAVSSMGAIPVLTDEWGLDVVVSGSQKAWMIPPGMVMVSVSERAWQAVQAAKLPRYYWDFRAAKSSLEKGQTPYTPAVSLFYALEVALDLMMREGLEAIWERHAEAGAYTRNRIKEMGLELFADERYASNTVTAIKVPEGIDGKAFKNNLRDKHGVIVGGGQAELSGRIIRLGHLGYFTKEDISTACDAIQMELESLKVAP; this is encoded by the coding sequence ATGCGTCAGAACCTAAGAATTCCGGGGCCAACCCCTTTGCCTGCACAAGTGCAAGCAGCGATGCACAGGGACATGATAGACCATAGAGGACCGGAATTCGCCAATATTCTAAATCAGTGCACCGAGTCGCTCAAGTATTTCTACTGTACAAAGGGAGATGTGTTAATATTTCCCGCTTCGGGTACCGGGGGATTGGAAGCGGCGATTGTAAACACTTTGTCGCCACGGGATCCAGTACTGGCTGTTAGTATAGGAGTTTTCGGTGACAGGTTCGCCAAGATAGCCGAGACCTTTGGACTTGATGTGCGACGTGTCTCCATACCCAAGGGTAGAGCTGTTGATCCTGAGCAACTCCGCCAGGCTCTCGATGAAAACCCTGACGTGAAGGCAGTATTGATTACCCATAACGAAACTTCAACAGGCGTTACTAATCCTCTCAAGGATCTGGCAACTATAGTAAAGGAAAGAAACCTGCTGCTTTTGGTAGATGCTGTGAGTTCTATGGGGGCTATCCCTGTTCTGACAGATGAATGGGGCCTGGATGTTGTGGTTTCAGGATCCCAGAAGGCTTGGATGATACCACCGGGTATGGTCATGGTTAGCGTCAGTGAGCGTGCATGGCAAGCTGTTCAGGCTGCAAAGCTTCCCAGGTATTACTGGGATTTCAGGGCAGCAAAATCCTCGCTCGAGAAGGGTCAGACACCTTACACTCCTGCTGTAAGTCTTTTCTATGCCTTGGAAGTTGCTCTAGATTTGATGATGCGAGAAGGACTTGAGGCTATATGGGAGAGGCATGCTGAAGCAGGGGCTTATACGAGGAATCGTATAAAAGAAATGGGGTTAGAGCTATTTGCTGATGAGCGCTATGCTTCCAACACAGTTACGGCTATCAAAGTCCCTGAAGGTATAGATGGTAAAGCCTTCAAGAATAACTTGCGAGATAAACACGGAGTCATAGTAGGCGGAGGGCAAGCCGAACTCTCTGGGAGGATTATCAGGCTGGGACACCTAGGGTACTTTACTAAAGAGGATATCTCCACAGCCTGTGATGCCATCCAGATGGA